GTTTTCTAGCTGTTGCTCGATATTGATTTGCTCGGTAAGCCAGATTTTTTTTGCCCTTGAGGTTGGATTTTGGGCTAGGACTTTGTCTTTGACAGGCTCTAGGAGGGTAAGCCACTTTTTGACATAGGGGGTTTGCTCTAGCTTGGCAGGTGGCTCATATATCGCGCTACACGCGCCACAATTACTATGCCCGCAGATGATGACATTTTTGATTTCCAAAATCGTAAGGGCGTATTCTATCGCAGAGGTGGTGGCTAGGTAGCCCTCGCGCAAAGTTTGGGATTCTTTATAAGGAGGGATAATGTTGCCAATATTGCGAATGACAAACAAATCCCCGGGGTCAGAGTTTGTGATGAGGTTTGGCACGACACGAGAATCCACACAAGAGATAAACAGCGTGTGTGGCTCTTGGTGCTTTTTTAGGCTTTCATATAGTTCTTTATGCTCGATAAAATCCTCTTCTTGGAATTTTATCGCTCCTTCAAATAATTCTTTCATTTTTACTTCTCTTTTGTGGTGGGTTTTGATTTTGTCTAAAATGTGTATTTTTGGGAGTATTTTACACTTTTTACTTAAATTATCATCGCTTAAGGGGGAGTTTTTGAAAATGTTTGGTAAAATTCCGCCTTAATTTTAGGTGCTAGAAAATTTGGTAGAGAATTTATAGAATTTTGGTTGGGATTTTTGGTGGTGGGTTTGGTGGAGCATTTTGCATTTTAGCGCGTTTGGCGCAGACTTTAAGGAGAGTGTGATGCAGGATTTAGACAAGGTATTGGGGCTAGGATTAGCGGGCAATTTTGCAAATCATCTTGAGCAAGCGGGAGAAGCGGGGGATTTTGCTTGTATCATAGGCGATGAGGAGTGCGCACCTAAGGGGATTTTCCCGTTTTTTGTGCCAAACTCTAGTGGCGTGCTTGGTAAATTTTGCTTTGATGATAGGGCGGTGGTGCTACCAAGTGATACAAGCCTGCTAGTCCAAGCAGAAGCCGAAGTAGGGCTAGAATGTGATATAGCGTATGATGAGAGCAGTGGGAAAAAGTGCGTAAAATCGCTGATTCCACGCTATTTTATGGCGTTTAATGATGCTTCTGTGCGCAATGACAAAGAAGCGAAAAAACTCTCTTTGAAAAAGAATTTCTCAAAAGGCTCAAAAGGCTTTAGCCCACAAAAAATCGCTATTGATGAGTTTAGCCCAAATGGCGTGTGCAAAGACTACTCTATCGTGTCATTTGTAGAGAATGGTGGCAAGCTAGAGCAATACGGCGAACTAAGCGAACTAAGCACATATAGCTACTTCTATGAGAAGCTAATCTCTTGGATAATAAAAAAGCTAAATACACAAGAGGATTTTGGTGTGCTAGAGGATTTGCCTAGTGTGCTAGAGGAGTCGCGCTACCCTAGTAGGGCGATAGTGGCTATCGGTGCGACAAGATACACGCAGCAAGGCGAGAATCGCTTTTTGCAAGAGGGGGATAGCGTGAGTGTAATTGTGTTTAATCATCACAAATATAGCTTTGAGGAGATTTGCCAAATCGCTGCAAAGCTATCCACTAACAGCAATGAAGCGCAAAATCTAAGCGATATTTCTGTGCTAGCACAAAAGGTAGTTAGATAGCTAGCTCATAAGTGTGTGCTAGTGTGATTTGGGCTTGATTTTGTGGGTGCTAGTGTGCGCTAAATCTCGCTTGTAAAAATCTTGCTTAAATAAAACTTAAGTAAAATTTGTAAAGTTTTTGCAAATTATGTGTCTTTTGGTGTTGGGTTTTTGTAATTTTTGTCGGTATTTCATTATTTTTTCAAGAAGTATTTGCATTTAGGAACGATAAACGCTTAGTGTCTATAAAGTAGCCTAGCTTGCCTAAAGACTTTTGCTAAGATTTGGCAAGTCTAGTTGCTAGATATGTTGCGTTTAAGGACTTGGATAAATGCAAAAAAAGCCACAGCATTCTTGGCAAAATCATTCCTCACAAAATCGCTCTTGGCGAGATAAAAATCCAAATATGATAAAGCCTATCATCATAAGCGTTCTGTGTGCGTTTGGTATGGTGTTTGTCGTGTGTTTTTTGATGTGGGATAGCTATGTAGATACGCTAAATAGACAGGGCAATCTAGAAATACAGCTAAAGCAAGCCCAAGCCGTGCTAGACTACCAAAGAGAGCAAAGCGAGGAAATCCTAGAAAATCGCAATAAGCGCATAGAATACTTAGAAAATGAGCTAAAAACTTATCGAAAGAAAAATGTCAATATGCGGATTTTGGTAATTGATAATGACTCTGTGGAAAATCCACACTTGCCACAGATAAAGCAAGTAGACCAAATCCCGCCACAGCAAAATCCATAGAGCTTAAGCAAAGTAATCAAGGCTTACAATATGGGCAAAAACTGCCAAAACCAAAATGTCTCAAGCAAACAAAATTAGCAAAATTTTGCGCAAAATCACGCAAAACCTCCCCCACAAACCCCCAAAATCTCACAAAGACAAACAAAGACAAGTGAGGATTTCAGCGTGTGCGTGTGGTTGCGCTTGAGATAGAGAAGCGAGCGCGTTTATCAATGCGTAAAAAGATTCTGCTAGCTTGTGTTAGCAGGGCTTAAGACTACTTTATGTAGCTTTTTAGCAAGCTAGCGATGATTTTTGCTTCTTTTTCGCGCTTAGGCTGTGTGCTAGCGTTTAGGAAATACTCATCAATATGTGCTTCTATCATTTCGCTATATAGTCCGTGAGCACTGCCTTTTATTGAGCCTATTTGTTGCAAAAGTTTGAAAAACTCATCATCGTTTTGGACACCTTCTTCTATGGCTTTTAGTTGCCCTTGTAGCTTGTGTATGCGAGCGATGATTTTGCGCTTGTTTGGGATAGAATCTGCCATTGCAACTCCTTATATTGTGATTTGTAACTACATTACTAAGAATCAAACTACAAATTAACTTAACTTGTGCAAATTAACTTAATTTGTGATAGTATCCAAAATTTTCTAATAGCTAGAATCTGCTTAGCTAAATCTAGCAAGGATTCTGCCAATTTTTAAGGGATAAAAATGACTACATACAAAATACAAAATCTTGATTGTGCAAATTGTGCTAGCAAGCTAGAAAACGCGCTAAATGCCCTGCCGTCAGTTAGGCAAGCAAAAATATCTTTTGCAAGTGATACACTTATGATTGATTGTGATGATTTGGAGGAGGTAAAATCCTGCATAGCCAAAATCGAGCCACAAGTGCAAATCACACAATCAAAAACCAAAAATCTATATGAGTGGTTTAATGCCGAGCTAGCTATGCTTGCGGGACTTATTGTGGTGTTTTTGGCTAGTCTTGTGTTTGAGCATAAGTATTTGGATTATTTTGAGCAAGAAGAGCCAAGCATTTTAGAGATTTTTGCCACAGCGCATAGCAACGCGCTAAATGGGGATTTTTGGCTTGTGGGGCTATATGCGCTATGGGTGGCTATCTATGTGCTAGCAGGCAGGAGC
This genomic stretch from Helicobacter macacae MIT 99-5501 harbors:
- a CDS encoding metal-sensing transcriptional repressor produces the protein MADSIPNKRKIIARIHKLQGQLKAIEEGVQNDDEFFKLLQQIGSIKGSAHGLYSEMIEAHIDEYFLNASTQPKREKEAKIIASLLKSYIK
- a CDS encoding carbonic anhydrase, which encodes MKELFEGAIKFQEEDFIEHKELYESLKKHQEPHTLFISCVDSRVVPNLITNSDPGDLFVIRNIGNIIPPYKESQTLREGYLATTSAIEYALTILEIKNVIICGHSNCGACSAIYEPPAKLEQTPYVKKWLTLLEPVKDKVLAQNPTSRAKKIWLTEQINIEQQLENLMSYPFVEERFDRGELRIFGWYYIIETGEILNYNMITREFKAITPKSR
- a CDS encoding DUF5718 family protein: MQDLDKVLGLGLAGNFANHLEQAGEAGDFACIIGDEECAPKGIFPFFVPNSSGVLGKFCFDDRAVVLPSDTSLLVQAEAEVGLECDIAYDESSGKKCVKSLIPRYFMAFNDASVRNDKEAKKLSLKKNFSKGSKGFSPQKIAIDEFSPNGVCKDYSIVSFVENGGKLEQYGELSELSTYSYFYEKLISWIIKKLNTQEDFGVLEDLPSVLEESRYPSRAIVAIGATRYTQQGENRFLQEGDSVSVIVFNHHKYSFEEICQIAAKLSTNSNEAQNLSDISVLAQKVVR